Proteins encoded in a region of the Candidatus Thermoplasmatota archaeon genome:
- the polX gene encoding DNA polymerase/3'-5' exonuclease PolX yields MKNKEIAEILYKIANFLEIKDVQFKPRAYRKAAQNIESLPEDIEKIYKRGELEKIPGVGKNIAEKIRELLETGSLKYYEKLKEEIPVDIDGLSSVEGMGPKTIKNLYKELGIKNLDELEKALRDGKIRNIKGMGEKTEEKLLKNIEFARGKGKRGLLGFILPEATAIKELLEEKVDKISIAGSIRRMKETIGDVDILAVSSQPVKIMDFFTGMKNVETVIAKGETKSSVRLESGVQVDLRIVEKESFGSALQYFTGSKEHNIEVRKIAVKKGYKLNEYGLFDKQRRIAGATEEEIYRALGIDYIPPELRENRGEVEAAMRGNLPNLIDYKDIKGDLQMHTKWSDGANTIEEMVDEARKIGHEFIAITDHVGTLKIAGGMDENKIREQMKDVEKINEKNDGIHVLYGVEVNIMKDGNLDMDKSILKDVDVVVAGIHSSFRMLEGEMTARLINAIENDVVNIIAHPTGRMIQKREEIKLDLEKMLDAAKENDVVMEINAQPTRLDLSDIHSKKAVERGVKLSIGTDAHNRSNLHYIDLGVAVARRGWAEKKDVINTYDIKKLEKLFEKH; encoded by the coding sequence ATGAAAAATAAGGAGATAGCGGAAATATTATACAAGATAGCAAACTTCCTGGAAATAAAGGATGTGCAGTTCAAGCCACGTGCATATAGGAAGGCGGCACAGAATATAGAGTCTCTGCCGGAGGACATAGAGAAAATATATAAAAGGGGGGAGTTGGAAAAAATACCTGGCGTTGGGAAAAATATAGCTGAGAAAATAAGAGAGTTACTGGAGACGGGCTCATTAAAATATTATGAGAAATTGAAGGAGGAAATACCTGTTGACATAGATGGATTGTCCTCTGTTGAAGGCATGGGGCCGAAAACAATAAAAAATTTATACAAGGAGTTGGGAATAAAAAATTTGGATGAACTTGAGAAGGCCCTAAGAGACGGAAAAATACGAAATATAAAAGGGATGGGAGAAAAAACGGAAGAAAAATTACTTAAAAATATAGAATTTGCAAGAGGAAAAGGGAAAAGGGGTTTATTGGGCTTTATTCTTCCCGAAGCAACAGCAATAAAAGAATTGCTTGAAGAAAAAGTTGATAAAATAAGTATCGCCGGTTCTATAAGAAGGATGAAGGAGACGATAGGGGATGTAGATATACTGGCAGTTTCTTCCCAACCCGTAAAAATAATGGATTTTTTTACAGGTATGAAAAATGTGGAAACGGTGATTGCTAAAGGCGAGACAAAATCTTCCGTCCGCCTTGAAAGTGGTGTACAGGTGGACTTGAGGATTGTCGAGAAGGAAAGTTTCGGTTCGGCCCTGCAGTATTTTACTGGGAGCAAGGAGCACAATATAGAAGTGAGAAAAATTGCAGTCAAAAAGGGTTATAAATTAAATGAATACGGGCTTTTTGATAAACAGAGGAGAATCGCAGGAGCAACTGAGGAGGAGATATACAGAGCGCTTGGAATAGATTACATACCCCCCGAGTTAAGGGAAAACAGGGGGGAAGTGGAAGCTGCAATGAGGGGAAATCTTCCTAATCTTATTGATTACAAGGACATAAAAGGCGATTTACAGATGCATACAAAATGGAGCGATGGGGCAAATACAATAGAAGAGATGGTGGATGAAGCGAGAAAAATAGGGCATGAATTTATTGCCATAACTGATCATGTGGGAACGCTGAAGATAGCTGGAGGGATGGATGAAAATAAAATTAGAGAGCAGATGAAGGATGTTGAAAAAATAAATGAGAAAAATGACGGCATCCATGTGCTTTACGGGGTGGAAGTAAATATTATGAAAGATGGCAATCTCGATATGGATAAAAGTATATTGAAAGATGTTGATGTTGTTGTAGCAGGTATTCATTCCAGCTTTAGAATGCTCGAAGGGGAAATGACTGCCCGGTTGATAAATGCAATAGAAAATGATGTTGTCAACATAATAGCCCATCCAACGGGGCGTATGATTCAAAAGAGAGAAGAAATAAAACTTGATTTGGAAAAAATGCTTGATGCAGCCAAAGAAAATGATGTTGTAATGGAGATAAATGCTCAGCCAACCAGACTGGATCTTAGCGATATACATTCGAAAAAGGCGGTTGAAAGGGGAGTGAAATTGTCAATAGGAACTGACGCACATAACCGGAGTAATCTCCATTACATAGATCTTGGGGTTGCAGTTGCCAGAAGGGGATGGGCAGAAAAAAAGGATGTGATAAACACTTACGATATCAAAAAATTGGAAAAATTGTTTGAGAAACATTAG
- a CDS encoding DNA polymerase ligase N-terminal domain-containing protein, whose product MGNIFVIQKHYSSHFHYDLRLEMHGTLKSWAIPKGLPEKIGIKRLAMETENHEMSYATFEGEIPEGTYGAGMIKIWDSGVYEMEEYEKDKIVFRLKGKKIQGEYCMEKIREKRWLIFRR is encoded by the coding sequence ATGGGAAATATTTTCGTAATACAAAAACACTACTCGTCTCACTTTCATTATGACCTGCGGCTTGAAATGCACGGCACTCTGAAAAGCTGGGCCATTCCCAAAGGGCTGCCGGAAAAAATAGGAATAAAAAGGCTTGCAATGGAAACAGAAAACCACGAAATGAGTTATGCAACTTTTGAAGGCGAAATTCCTGAAGGGACATATGGCGCGGGTATGATAAAAATATGGGATTCTGGTGTGTACGAAATGGAAGAATACGAGAAAGACAAAATTGTTTTTCGATTGAAAGGGAAAAAAATTCAGGGAGAATACTGCATGGAAAAGATAAGAGAGAAGAGATGGCTGATTTTTAGGCGATAA